A portion of the Colius striatus isolate bColStr4 chromosome 1, bColStr4.1.hap1, whole genome shotgun sequence genome contains these proteins:
- the GPR34 gene encoding probable G-protein coupled receptor 34 gives MMAAASADLLTNTPREEVFWSNQTKPDTNASEFQNNASCHLDENQLSLALIVFYSIIFVVGLVGNIIALFAFLCVHQKRNSIQVYLLNVAIADLLLIFCLPFRIFYHVTKNTWIFGRILCKIVGTLFYTNMYISIVLLGLIGLDRYVKINKSVKRPKMLTATRSIHICCIVWAIALTGFIIVVAPSLLKSEDSNSTMCFHYRNKKNAKTEVILNYITVIIFWIVFFLLLLSYVKIAKNLLKISKKRADFPNAGKYTQTARNSFIVLIIFTICFVPYHVFRFVYITSQLQNPSCYWMEVIHKSNEVMLVFSSFNSCLDPVMYFLMSRSVRKTVFQLLCRRLHGDLGLTLESTSDIKLGQYTHERLSTTTPHSSSLKKKSSLI, from the coding sequence ATGATGGCTGCAGCTTCAGCTGATTTACTGACCAATACTCCACGTGAGGAAGTCTTCTGGAGTAACCAAACCAAGCCAGACACAAATGCCTCGGAATTTCAGAACAATGCCAGTTGCCACTTAGATGAAAACCAGCTGTCACTTGCTTTGATAGTGTTTTACTCTATTATTTTTGTCGTTGGACTGGTTGGAAATATTATAGCCCTATTTGCTTTCCTATGCGTTCATCAAAAAAGGAATTCTATCCAAGTTTACTTGCTAAATGTAGCTATTGCAGACCTTTTGCTGATCTTCTGTCTTCCCTTCCGAATATTCTATCATGTTACCAAAAATACCTGGATATTTGGACGGATTTTATGCAAGATTGTAGGAACTCTATTTTATACAAACATGTATATTAGCATAGTACTATTGGGACTAATTGGTCTAGATCgttatgtaaaaataaataagtctGTGAAACGTCCTAAAATGTTAACTGCTACAAGAAGTATACATATCTGTTGCATCGTGTGGGCAATTGCACTAACAGGATTTATAATAGTAGTTGCACCATCTCTCCTCAAGAGTGAGGACAGCAATTCCACTATGTGCTTTCATTACCGAAATAAAAAGAATGCAAAGacagaagtaattttaaattatattactGTAATCATCTTTTGGAtcgtttttttccttttgttactTTCATATGTTAAAATTGCCAAGAATCTTCTGAAAATTTCGAAGAAAAGAGCAGATTTTCCCAACGCAGGAAAATACACTCAGACAGCAAGAAATTCCTTCATTGTACTCATTATTTTCACCATCTGTTTTGTTCCTTACCATGTGTTCCGATTTGTCTACATTACATCACAGTTACAAAATCCATCTTGTTATTGGATGGAAGTAATTCACAAATCAAATGAGGTGATGCTcgtattttcctcttttaacaGCTGCTTAGACCCAGTTATGTATTTCCTAATGTCCAGAAGTGTTCGTAAGACTGTATTTCAACTTCTTTGCAGAAGACTTCATGGAGATTTAGGCCTAACTCTAGAAAGCACTTCAGACATAAAACTTGGACAATATACACATGAGAGATTATCTACTACCACTCCCCACTCAAGCTCTTTAAAGAAGAAGTCGTCTCTGATTTGA
- the GPR82 gene encoding probable G-protein coupled receptor 82, with protein MRNSTCLLQPSLATTVALPVIYSFLFSAGSFGNILAVWIFSRQAPTKRTQYIYLANLVTANLLVCSTMPFLAAYFARGNQWTYDSVVCRIANHFGTLIMHVSMYVTIIILCSIALSQYATLKKNRVTQYPQVVNENFYRHILEKFRQPKFAKYLCIIIWLTVFSITIIAITFNVQAKAMGEFHKCYNIKIEIGGLVTRIAAYFATACFFLSFMTVLLSYYSLTRHLSKIQKNTCIGEKHLIYSRVKRNILVIQMILTVCFLPYHIFRPIFNILSTNDDCLRLNYLVEIKNFLTCLAAAKSSLDPVITLLLQKTFKKSLYGLFTKSIPEHQNCKDDISTEETPEM; from the coding sequence ATGAGAAATTCAACATGTCTTCTTCAGCCATCTTTAGCTACTACTGTAGCTCTACCAGTCATCTACTCTTTCCTATTTTCTGCTGGAAGTTTTGGAAATATTCTTGCTGTCTGGATATTCTCAAGGCAAGCACCCACAAAAAGAACACAATACATTTACTTGGCGAACCTTGTCACTGCAAATTTACTTGTGTGTAGCACAATGCCTTTCCTGGCTGCCTATTTTGCAAGAGGTAACCAATGGACTTACGACTCTGTAGTATGTAGAATAGCAAACCACTTTGGGACTCTCATTATGCATGTCAGTATGTATGTTACGATTATAATTTTATGTTCAATTGCTTTAAGTCAGTATgcaacactgaagaaaaacagagtCACACAATATCCTCAAGTAGTTAATGAAAACTTTTACAGACATATACTTGAAAAGTTTCGTCAGCCAAAATTTGCTAAATATTTGTGCATCATTATATGGCTAACTGTGTTTTCCATAACCATAATAGCTATAACGTTTAATGTTCAGGCAAAGGCTATGGGAGAATTCCACAAATGCTACAACATCAAGATAGAAATTGGTGGATTAGTCACAAGGATTGCAGCTTATTTTGCCActgcatgtttttttctgtctttcatgaCAGTTTTGTTGTCATACTATTCTCTTACTAGACACCTgagtaaaatacaaaaaaataccTGTATTGGAGAAAAACATCTAATTTACAGTagagtgaaaagaaacattctTGTCATCCAGATGATATTAACTGTCTGCTTTCTTCCATATCACATTTTTAGGCCAATTTTTAATATACTGTCTACAAATGATGACTGCCTAAGGTTAAACTATCTAGTGGAAATTAAAAATTTCCTTACTTGTCTTGCTGCTGCTAAGAGTAGTTTAGATCCAGTTATAACCCTTCTGctacagaaaacatttaagaagAGTCTGTATGGCCTGTTTACAAAATCCATACCAGAACATCAGAACTGTAAAGATGATATTTCCACTGAAGAGACTCCCGAAATGTAA